The following are encoded in a window of Stieleria sp. JC731 genomic DNA:
- a CDS encoding sulfatase-like hydrolase/transferase translates to MIQFNMFRRFAMILVVIFASVCCYRIAAAQDARSPNVVLILTDDQGWGDLGAHGNSIVNTPALDRLASQSVRFENFFVSPVCAPTRAALLTGRYPERTGVTGVTGRREVMHAEETTIAEVLKSAGYKTGCFGKWHNGAQLPLHPNGQGFDEFFGFCGGHFNLYDDAILEHNGRPVQTKGYITDVLTDHAIQFIQDNSQQRFFCYVPLNAPHGPFQVNKKLFDKYNTGQIDEKTAAVYAMVENIDHNVDRVLKTLDQEGLAENTILVFLTDNGPNGKRFNGGMRGAKGSVHEGGCKVPCFIRWPDKLQPQVVHQISAHIDLLPTLVEWCSISLPFNHQANKPLDGQSLASLVEHKTDRSDSNRKIITLRFGTKHQTSDAWPGRYAVRSQRYRLVSETPNEVQLYDMSDDPGQKVDIADQNAETVQRLRKVALEYFAEVGPSLNQSKPIPISPNRPTFLPSVDAEMSGKPGFADGIEWAHSWVDQWSDEDDRIRFRIDVEQPGRYIVQMHYACSGKDTGVTLHVADQTLATQLKRAPNKSVIRPDLDSKSIPRRMLDFATQTFGACELPAGQTTIELARRVTGDAMIEFGGLTLTKCDLPDKENLHLFVLAGQSNMAGRGNVTAADRYPDNQIIMLDQQQRWVPAIDPVHFDKSVAGVGLGREFARQYIKAHPGVTVGLIPCAAGGSPISSWVPEGYHSQTKSHPYDDCISRIDIAQQVGVVKGVLWHQGESDCKPGAAEAYHDRLIELFTRFRAVVGNATPILIGGLARNDIDSWSEHRKLVDRAHQGVAKELQHAAFVDSAGLKLKSDNVHFDRESLFEFGRRYASAFQSLTSH, encoded by the coding sequence ATGATTCAATTTAATATGTTTCGAAGGTTTGCGATGATCCTTGTGGTGATCTTCGCATCTGTGTGCTGCTATCGAATCGCGGCTGCACAGGATGCTCGTTCGCCAAACGTTGTGCTAATCCTTACCGATGATCAAGGATGGGGTGATCTTGGTGCTCATGGAAATTCCATCGTGAATACCCCGGCATTGGATCGGCTGGCTTCGCAAAGTGTGCGTTTCGAAAACTTCTTTGTTTCTCCTGTCTGTGCCCCGACTCGGGCGGCACTGCTAACCGGACGCTACCCTGAACGCACCGGTGTGACAGGGGTCACAGGTCGGCGCGAGGTCATGCACGCCGAAGAAACCACAATCGCGGAAGTCCTCAAATCGGCAGGATACAAAACTGGATGCTTTGGCAAGTGGCACAACGGCGCTCAACTGCCGCTTCATCCGAACGGACAAGGCTTCGACGAATTCTTTGGTTTCTGCGGAGGTCACTTCAATCTCTACGATGATGCAATCCTCGAGCACAATGGTCGTCCCGTTCAAACAAAGGGCTACATCACAGATGTCCTGACCGACCATGCGATCCAATTCATCCAAGACAACAGCCAGCAACGGTTTTTCTGCTACGTCCCTTTGAACGCACCCCATGGCCCATTCCAAGTCAACAAGAAGCTGTTTGATAAGTACAACACCGGGCAGATCGACGAGAAAACCGCCGCAGTCTACGCCATGGTCGAAAACATCGATCACAACGTTGATCGAGTACTTAAAACACTCGATCAAGAAGGCTTGGCAGAAAACACCATCCTCGTTTTCCTAACCGACAACGGTCCCAATGGCAAACGGTTCAATGGCGGCATGAGAGGTGCCAAAGGAAGTGTTCACGAAGGTGGTTGCAAGGTCCCATGCTTCATTCGTTGGCCTGACAAGCTACAGCCTCAAGTCGTACACCAGATCTCTGCTCATATTGACTTGCTACCCACATTGGTCGAATGGTGTTCCATTTCATTGCCGTTCAATCACCAAGCAAACAAGCCTCTCGACGGGCAAAGCCTCGCGTCTTTGGTGGAGCACAAAACCGATCGCTCAGATAGCAACCGAAAAATCATTACGCTTCGATTTGGGACAAAACACCAAACGTCCGACGCTTGGCCCGGGCGATATGCGGTTCGCTCACAACGGTATCGCCTAGTCTCAGAAACACCAAACGAAGTGCAACTTTATGACATGTCGGATGACCCCGGTCAAAAAGTCGACATCGCTGATCAAAACGCAGAAACGGTACAACGACTTCGCAAAGTTGCTTTGGAGTACTTTGCCGAAGTCGGTCCGTCGCTAAATCAGTCCAAGCCCATTCCGATCAGCCCAAATCGTCCAACCTTTCTTCCATCCGTCGACGCTGAAATGTCGGGAAAACCCGGTTTTGCCGACGGGATCGAGTGGGCGCATAGTTGGGTCGATCAATGGTCTGACGAAGACGACCGAATCCGGTTTCGAATCGACGTAGAACAACCGGGACGTTACATCGTCCAAATGCACTACGCGTGTTCCGGAAAAGACACCGGAGTCACACTGCACGTCGCCGATCAAACGCTCGCAACACAGTTGAAGCGAGCCCCAAATAAATCCGTCATTCGTCCTGACCTGGATTCAAAATCGATACCGAGACGAATGCTGGATTTCGCGACTCAGACGTTTGGAGCCTGCGAACTACCTGCCGGCCAAACAACGATCGAATTGGCTCGTCGCGTGACCGGTGATGCAATGATCGAGTTCGGAGGTCTAACGCTAACGAAGTGTGACCTTCCCGATAAAGAAAACTTGCATCTGTTTGTTCTTGCCGGCCAGTCAAACATGGCAGGACGCGGCAATGTGACTGCGGCTGATCGATATCCCGACAATCAAATCATCATGTTGGATCAACAGCAGCGATGGGTTCCCGCTATCGATCCGGTACACTTTGATAAATCTGTTGCGGGCGTGGGGTTGGGACGAGAATTCGCGAGGCAATACATCAAGGCACATCCCGGAGTCACCGTCGGATTGATTCCATGTGCAGCTGGAGGTTCGCCAATTTCTAGTTGGGTACCTGAAGGCTACCACAGCCAGACGAAGTCACATCCCTATGACGATTGCATTTCAAGAATCGATATTGCTCAACAAGTCGGCGTCGTTAAAGGCGTGCTCTGGCATCAGGGTGAATCGGACTGCAAGCCTGGAGCCGCCGAAGCCTATCACGATCGATTGATTGAACTGTTCACGCGATTCCGTGCTGTTGTCGGAAACGCAACGCCGATCTTGATCGGTGGTTTAGCTCGAAACGATATCGATAGCTGGAGCGAACATCGAAAACTGGTCGATCGAGCTCACCAAGGCGTCGCAAAGGAACTTCAGCATGCGGCCTTTGTAGACTCTGCTGGCTTGAAACTCAAAAGCGACAATGTTCACTTTGATCGCGAATCACTTTTCGAATTTGGTCGGCGATACGCATCGGCTTTTCAAAGCCTAACAAGCCACTAA